In a genomic window of Methylobacter sp. YRD-M1:
- a CDS encoding DUF2956 domain-containing protein encodes MTKNVYQKPSPEIQAEALKIAKATQRPGQTKEQTKLIAQGIEKGIALYKKQQKEKARELNRRLKKASSQQQPSAEPEDQEIVERIVYRQHWLPWLLLALSWLGWSIYFFVSRGQ; translated from the coding sequence ATGACCAAAAACGTTTACCAAAAGCCGTCGCCCGAAATCCAGGCGGAAGCGTTGAAAATCGCCAAGGCGACACAGCGCCCGGGGCAAACCAAGGAACAGACCAAGCTGATCGCCCAGGGCATTGAAAAAGGCATCGCTCTTTATAAGAAGCAGCAAAAGGAAAAGGCCAGGGAGTTGAACCGGAGGCTCAAGAAAGCTTCAAGCCAGCAGCAGCCCTCTGCCGAACCGGAGGATCAGGAAATCGTGGAACGGATCGTTTATCGGCAGCATTGGCTGCCTTGGCTGCTGTTGGCTTTGAGCTGGTTGGGATGGAGTATTTATTTTTTCGTTTCCCGAGGCCAGTGA
- a CDS encoding pesticin C-terminus-like muramidase yields MSKGKALAIKANQPTKEEIRRAKAETAEKARKAREEALKIQMKKDQAWLDENSKTMSDDEKDELFRQASKKCKDTTMKDGKVIVACPLPKKLEYCVNADPFTCPNGQADTAQGCKLSSAASQALKNDTTCIDGAFVSNAEGGSYLSPYVPWGPVSGATKDGSPILTTGNSSGVTIGTGVDLGAISDETKYLKRLEDAGVSQETRDRIKPFLGKKRTDACKALREAKMKGPLILPQKDVELIDIDAMKSRVPELKKQFESARLKRVKNLNAQIKREQTKKKTAPDQAKIKAWQNEINSTSGFSDINCSQQTVLFSTLYHEGRINKTHSKAFVDALLEGDNEVARNALEQKTKNKNKLIAARGKRELSYLDEQCQQPCATKP; encoded by the coding sequence ATGAGTAAAGGAAAAGCTCTCGCCATTAAAGCTAATCAACCTACAAAAGAGGAAATTCGCAGAGCGAAGGCAGAGACTGCAGAAAAAGCCCGTAAGGCTCGTGAAGAAGCCCTTAAAATTCAGATGAAGAAAGATCAAGCTTGGCTTGATGAGAACAGCAAAACTATGTCTGATGATGAAAAAGATGAGCTTTTCCGTCAAGCGAGTAAAAAATGCAAAGACACAACAATGAAGGACGGCAAAGTTATTGTAGCTTGTCCTTTGCCGAAAAAACTTGAATATTGTGTGAATGCGGATCCTTTTACCTGTCCCAATGGCCAAGCAGATACTGCACAGGGATGTAAACTCTCAAGCGCAGCCTCGCAAGCTCTAAAAAATGATACAACCTGCATTGATGGTGCTTTTGTATCGAATGCCGAGGGAGGTTCATATCTCTCGCCCTATGTGCCATGGGGGCCCGTTTCAGGCGCGACTAAGGATGGTTCACCTATTCTTACAACGGGTAATTCTTCAGGGGTTACTATAGGTACTGGTGTCGATCTTGGGGCTATCAGTGATGAAACAAAGTATCTTAAAAGATTGGAAGATGCTGGTGTATCACAGGAGACTCGTGACCGTATAAAACCTTTTCTCGGCAAGAAAAGAACCGATGCCTGTAAGGCTTTACGTGAAGCAAAGATGAAAGGACCATTGATTCTACCTCAAAAAGATGTGGAGTTGATTGATATAGATGCAATGAAGAGCCGTGTCCCTGAGTTAAAAAAACAGTTTGAGTCAGCTCGACTCAAACGAGTGAAAAATCTCAACGCACAAATAAAACGGGAGCAGACAAAAAAGAAAACAGCACCTGATCAAGCCAAAATAAAAGCTTGGCAAAACGAAATTAACTCGACCTCAGGTTTTAGTGATATCAATTGCTCACAGCAAACTGTTTTGTTTTCTACTCTCTATCACGAAGGACGTATCAACAAGACACATAGCAAAGCATTTGTTGACGCATTGCTCGAAGGAGACAATGAAGTCGCACGGAATGCTCTAGAGCAAAAGACTAAAAATAAAAACAAACTGATCGCAGCCCGAGGCAAGCGGGAATTATCGTATCTCGATGAACAGTGCCAACAACCTTGTGCAACAAAACCATGA
- a CDS encoding M20 metallopeptidase family protein encodes MSRLTLIESIFPRMVELRRTFHRYPELAFEEEKTALVIMEELRRLEIPFEYGGVGGGVVGRITGHDEGPTIALRADMDGLPGDETTGLPFASVNPGKMHACGHDGHMAMLLGAAAMLKENPPPGRVMLIFQPAEERGGGARVMIQSGALDRVKAIFGGHVMRQFRVGEIMVAHGTITAQSDKFTIRIRGRGGHGARPHEAIDAVVVAGLLIMAVQTLVSREINPFHPSVVTIGQVQAGTAANVIAEHAVLQGTIRTTERPVRRHIIEGLKRIAKATGVLHNAIVDVEITEGYPPVVNTVQEAEIARLAALKVVGQQGLAPIDNPSMGAEDFAYYLKQIPGCYVRFGARREGWENIPLHSPAFDFDEEALKVGAAFFDEVAREAIRIYAQET; translated from the coding sequence ATGAGCCGGCTGACATTGATTGAGTCGATATTTCCCCGCATGGTGGAACTGCGCAGGACTTTCCATCGCTACCCGGAGCTGGCGTTTGAGGAAGAGAAAACCGCTCTGGTCATCATGGAGGAACTGCGGCGGTTGGAGATCCCTTTCGAATATGGCGGAGTCGGCGGCGGCGTTGTCGGCAGAATTACCGGCCACGACGAGGGTCCGACGATCGCGTTGCGGGCCGATATGGACGGACTTCCCGGCGACGAGACGACCGGGTTGCCTTTTGCTTCTGTCAATCCGGGCAAAATGCATGCGTGCGGCCACGACGGCCACATGGCCATGCTCCTGGGGGCGGCGGCCATGCTCAAGGAAAATCCGCCGCCAGGCCGCGTAATGCTGATTTTCCAGCCGGCCGAAGAGCGAGGGGGAGGCGCCAGAGTGATGATCCAGTCCGGTGCGCTCGACCGCGTGAAAGCGATCTTCGGCGGCCATGTGATGCGTCAGTTCAGGGTGGGCGAGATCATGGTCGCCCATGGCACTATTACTGCCCAGTCCGACAAGTTCACCATCCGTATACGGGGACGCGGCGGACACGGCGCACGGCCTCATGAGGCCATCGATGCCGTGGTGGTTGCCGGTTTGCTGATCATGGCGGTGCAGACTCTGGTGTCGCGGGAAATCAACCCGTTTCACCCGTCAGTGGTGACTATCGGCCAGGTACAGGCCGGCACGGCGGCCAATGTCATTGCCGAGCATGCCGTTCTGCAGGGCACGATTCGAACCACTGAGCGGCCGGTGCGAAGACACATCATCGAGGGCCTCAAGCGCATAGCGAAAGCGACCGGAGTCTTGCATAACGCAATTGTTGATGTGGAAATTACGGAAGGCTATCCCCCTGTGGTCAATACGGTACAGGAAGCGGAGATCGCCAGACTTGCGGCGCTTAAGGTGGTCGGGCAGCAAGGTCTGGCCCCCATCGATAATCCCAGCATGGGTGCGGAAGATTTCGCCTATTATCTCAAACAGATTCCGGGCTGTTACGTCCGGTTCGGCGCCCGGCGCGAAGGCTGGGAGAACATCCCCTTGCACAGCCCCGCCTTCGATTTTGATGAAGAAGCGCTGAAGGTCGGAGCGGCCTTCTTCGACGAGGTCGCCAGGGAGGCGATCAGAATCTATGCCCAAGAAACCTGA
- a CDS encoding carboxylate-amine ligase: protein MPKKPEPMTHPDLEFKACADATLGIEIEFQLLDPITLDLTDGISALLNNYPETPAIKPEMTQCSVEINSKVCANIRELEADVISLVRTLKGRCDALDMALCTAGAHPFCRRPVGITPRPRYLAIGEKMGYLSHRLKTFALHVHVGMPSGDVALAVMTLLKPYLPILLALSASSPFWEGEDTGCSSFRQRFLSIMRDYGVPPSFSTWSDFAEFFSHTRTAGLSAICRDIHWDLRPSPGFGTLEVRVMDALPTVRENIMMAALTYTLIVYLLRCHEQKAFGHIPPHHWWMEKMNHFNASCWGLNADYIVDNQGHSSPIKAVIQETFQKLSPTALELGTTDYLLHLENHLVSKPSYLRQRRLFQEAGSLRAVAARLVRELEEDLATS, encoded by the coding sequence ATGCCCAAGAAACCTGAACCCATGACTCATCCGGACCTTGAGTTCAAGGCCTGCGCCGATGCCACGCTAGGCATCGAAATCGAATTTCAACTACTGGATCCCATTACGCTGGATTTAACGGACGGCATATCGGCCCTGCTGAACAACTATCCCGAAACGCCGGCAATCAAGCCGGAAATGACCCAATGTTCGGTTGAGATCAACTCGAAGGTATGCGCAAACATCCGGGAACTGGAAGCGGATGTCATTTCGTTGGTCAGGACATTGAAAGGACGTTGCGATGCTCTGGACATGGCCCTTTGTACCGCCGGCGCCCATCCTTTCTGCCGGCGTCCGGTCGGCATTACCCCGCGGCCGCGTTATCTCGCCATCGGAGAGAAGATGGGCTATCTGTCGCACCGGCTGAAGACCTTCGCCCTGCATGTCCATGTAGGCATGCCTTCCGGCGATGTGGCGCTTGCCGTCATGACCTTGCTCAAGCCCTATTTGCCCATCTTGTTGGCATTATCGGCCAGCTCGCCTTTTTGGGAAGGAGAGGACACCGGCTGTTCCTCATTCCGCCAGCGGTTTCTGTCGATAATGAGAGATTACGGCGTGCCGCCAAGTTTCAGTACCTGGAGTGATTTTGCCGAATTCTTCAGCCACACTCGTACAGCCGGGCTGAGCGCCATCTGCCGCGATATCCATTGGGATTTGCGCCCGTCCCCCGGTTTCGGCACCCTTGAAGTCAGGGTGATGGATGCGTTACCCACTGTCCGCGAAAACATCATGATGGCGGCATTGACATACACCCTGATCGTCTATCTCCTGCGTTGTCATGAACAAAAAGCATTTGGCCATATTCCCCCGCATCATTGGTGGATGGAAAAAATGAACCATTTCAACGCGTCCTGCTGGGGACTCAATGCCGACTATATCGTCGATAACCAAGGCCATAGCAGTCCTATCAAGGCAGTAATTCAGGAGACTTTCCAAAAGCTCAGCCCAACCGCTCTTGAACTGGGAACCACAGACTACCTGCTGCATCTGGAAAATCATCTTGTCAGCAAACCCAGCTATCTTCGTCAAAGACGGCTTTTTCAGGAGGCCGGCTCCTTAAGAGCCGTGGCCGCCAGACTGGTCAGGGAATTGGAGGAGGATCTGGCAACCAGTTGA
- a CDS encoding reverse transcriptase-like protein: MQCAIKRQRKWLWLYTDNRGLVQLWNEHRGDNRLSDLRRQAASLERFILRALPRLHNQPANALARAAVKR, translated from the coding sequence ATGCAATGCGCTATAAAAAGGCAGCGAAAATGGCTATGGCTTTACACCGACAATCGGGGTTTGGTGCAGTTATGGAACGAGCACCGCGGCGATAATCGGCTCAGTGACTTGCGCAGGCAGGCGGCCAGCCTGGAGAGGTTTATCCTTCGCGCGCTCCCGCGCCTGCATAACCAACCGGCCAATGCCCTGGCAAGAGCGGCGGTCAAGCGGTAG
- a CDS encoding zinc-binding dehydrogenase translates to MHDGYQCGQFSGEGTLIPYRSAYTQEAKAEEARSFGAHSVILSRDSEAIEKIAGSLDMLIITANTTQNWTVLLNTLKPNGRLHIVGLVLEPVSINTIDMIMGQKRISVSP, encoded by the coding sequence TTGCATGACGGCTATCAGTGCGGCCAGTTCAGCGGCGAAGGCACTCTCATCCCCTATCGATCGGCTTATACGCAGGAAGCCAAGGCCGAGGAAGCGCGCAGCTTCGGCGCCCACTCCGTGATCTTGAGCCGTGACAGCGAGGCCATTGAGAAAATCGCCGGCTCGCTCGATATGCTGATCATAACCGCCAACACGACGCAGAACTGGACGGTGCTGTTGAATACGCTGAAGCCCAACGGCCGCCTTCATATAGTGGGCTTGGTGCTTGAGCCGGTATCGATTAATACCATCGATATGATTATGGGGCAAAAGCGCATCTCGGTATCGCCGTAG
- a CDS encoding zinc-ribbon domain-containing protein translates to MKCEKCQSELSPDARFCSACGHPVAIVAPPLPANMGFCPNCGAKCQLDERFCGECGQALPAASPQPAREKIANAIWMLIAVALLIYFGILAIGFFITIFSW, encoded by the coding sequence ATGAAATGCGAAAAATGCCAGTCGGAGCTCAGCCCGGACGCTCGCTTTTGCAGTGCCTGCGGGCATCCCGTGGCAATTGTCGCGCCACCTTTGCCCGCAAATATGGGGTTCTGCCCGAACTGCGGCGCCAAATGCCAATTGGACGAACGTTTCTGCGGCGAGTGCGGGCAGGCCTTGCCAGCGGCCTCGCCGCAGCCTGCCAGAGAAAAGATTGCCAACGCGATTTGGATGCTAATAGCGGTAGCATTGTTAATCTATTTTGGGATTCTAGCCATCGGCTTTTTTATCACGATTTTTTCTTGGTGA